One genomic segment of bacterium includes these proteins:
- the cbiE gene encoding precorrin-6y C5,15-methyltransferase (decarboxylating) subunit CbiE, translating into MKKVYLIGIGYRPLDKRAKEITINSKVILATNRLFEIFKGYEEFEAIRDNIRVINNMDEMLDYIKCQNCDVTVLASGDPMFFGIGRRAMEELGRDAIEVIPDLSAIQIAFSRIKETWDDALLLSLHGEPDPKKGKPYTISDL; encoded by the coding sequence ATGAAGAAAGTCTATCTTATCGGCATTGGCTATAGACCTCTTGATAAAAGGGCAAAGGAGATTACCATTAATTCAAAGGTTATCCTTGCCACAAATAGACTCTTTGAGATATTCAAAGGATACGAAGAGTTTGAAGCAATTAGGGATAATATCAGGGTAATTAATAATATGGATGAGATGCTTGATTATATCAAGTGTCAAAATTGTGATGTAACTGTGCTTGCTTCTGGAGACCCAATGTTTTTTGGGATTGGGAGAAGGGCAATGGAAGAACTCGGAAGGGATGCTATCGAGGTAATTCCGGATTTATCCGCCATCCAGATTGCCTTTTCAAGGATAAAAGAGACATGGGATGATGCCCTTTTGCTCAGCCTACATGGTGAGCCTGACCCGAAGAAAGGCAAACCATACACCATAAGCGACCT